From the genome of Candidatus Methylopumilus turicensis, one region includes:
- the nusB gene encoding transcription antitermination factor NusB — protein MSDNPTQSAIKSTKPTGNRRKSRELALKGLYQLLLSPKELRLIVREMADEADFARADETYFRSLLEGVYDQIPELDHRIAQFLDRPISELSPIEHAILLISAYELIFDVSIPYRVAINEGVELAKLYGGTDGHKYVNGVLDKLAAAARPSEVSR, from the coding sequence ATGAGCGACAATCCAACACAAAGTGCGATCAAATCAACTAAGCCAACGGGCAATCGCCGCAAATCTCGTGAGCTTGCACTAAAGGGCCTATATCAGCTGTTGTTGAGCCCAAAAGAGCTTCGTCTCATTGTGCGTGAAATGGCAGATGAGGCCGATTTCGCCCGAGCAGATGAAACTTACTTCAGAAGTCTGCTCGAAGGCGTTTACGATCAGATCCCTGAACTCGATCATCGTATCGCTCAGTTCTTGGACCGCCCAATTAGCGAGCTTAGTCCAATTGAACATGCAATTTTATTGATCTCAGCCTATGAATTAATTTTTGATGTGAGCATCCCATACCGCGTTGCAATTAATGAAGGTGTCGAATTAGCAAAGCTTTATGGTGGTACGGATGGTCATAAGTACGTGAACGGTGTGCTAGATAAACTCGCTGCGGCAGCAAGACCTTCGGAAGTCAGCCGCTAG
- a CDS encoding helix-turn-helix domain-containing protein, with translation MGVAQDKLGVQVGLDEGSSSARMSRYESGVHEPSYLTASKIAKVLSVPTAYLYCEDDELAETILLISKLSAERRRGLFEELMKS, from the coding sequence ATGGGTGTTGCGCAAGATAAGCTTGGTGTTCAAGTTGGATTGGATGAAGGGTCCAGCAGCGCTAGAATGAGCAGGTATGAGAGTGGGGTGCATGAGCCAAGTTATTTAACAGCATCAAAAATAGCGAAAGTTTTATCTGTGCCTACTGCTTATTTATATTGTGAAGATGATGAGCTTGCTGAGACTATTCTGCTGATAAGTAAACTTAGTGCAGAGAGGCGAAGAGGCCTTTTTGAAGAGTTGATGAAGTCTTGA
- the phoR gene encoding phosphate regulon sensor histidine kinase PhoR: MQDIRWKAFWLIVSLTFICLIVWAANDAETALITFSVGITLYLAHHLFWLAKLLAWYKKPDLNAMPLGSGAWEDVFATIYHEQRRHNRSKIQLSSALDRFRHAASALPDGVVLLDDDNKIEWCNKPAEQQLGLSLKQDINQPIVYLVRNTDFIQYLKHHVDIDPIKLKSWIKSDITLEIQLVAFGSNQKLLISRDISQVEKLEHMRRDFIANVSHELRTPLTVVGGFLETLSDMDGAVPESLRNYFGMMQDQTSRMRLLIEDLLTLSQLESGATSPDEAELDVPALLNTILNESKSLSNGRHTITLDANPNLSIIASAQELHSAFGNLVGNAIRYTPEGGSITMHWDENNQEAVFSVIDTGLGIEQQHIDRLTERFYRVDRSRSRETGGTGLGLSIVKHILSRHQGRLEITSEFGKGSTFKAVFPKSRIVSK, from the coding sequence TTGCAAGATATCCGCTGGAAAGCATTTTGGCTAATTGTTAGCCTTACCTTCATCTGCCTCATCGTGTGGGCAGCAAATGACGCTGAAACAGCCCTCATCACTTTTTCTGTCGGTATTACGCTTTACCTTGCACATCACTTGTTTTGGTTAGCCAAACTGCTCGCTTGGTATAAAAAACCAGACTTGAATGCTATGCCACTTGGGAGTGGTGCTTGGGAAGATGTGTTTGCCACCATCTACCACGAACAGCGACGTCACAACCGCAGCAAGATACAACTCAGCTCTGCACTTGATCGCTTTAGACACGCTGCCAGCGCACTCCCCGATGGCGTAGTACTTTTGGATGATGACAATAAAATAGAGTGGTGTAATAAACCTGCTGAGCAGCAATTAGGTTTGTCGCTCAAACAAGATATCAATCAACCAATTGTTTACTTAGTTCGCAATACCGACTTCATTCAGTATCTCAAACATCATGTCGACATTGACCCGATCAAGCTCAAGTCATGGATAAAATCGGATATCACCCTTGAAATACAGTTAGTAGCATTTGGTAGCAATCAAAAACTGCTGATCAGTCGAGATATCAGCCAAGTAGAAAAACTTGAGCACATGCGCAGAGATTTTATTGCGAACGTCTCTCACGAACTAAGAACACCGCTGACTGTGGTCGGTGGCTTTTTAGAAACGCTCAGCGACATGGACGGCGCCGTCCCAGAATCACTTCGCAATTACTTTGGAATGATGCAAGATCAAACAAGTCGCATGCGTCTCTTGATTGAAGACCTGCTTACCTTGTCTCAATTAGAAAGTGGCGCCACATCCCCAGATGAAGCAGAACTTGATGTGCCTGCACTTCTCAACACTATTCTCAATGAGTCGAAAAGCCTCAGTAATGGCCGCCACACTATTACACTAGATGCTAATCCCAATTTATCAATCATTGCTTCAGCCCAAGAACTACACAGCGCCTTTGGAAACTTAGTTGGTAACGCGATTCGTTACACCCCTGAGGGTGGCAGCATCACGATGCATTGGGATGAGAACAATCAAGAGGCTGTGTTTAGTGTCATCGACACCGGGCTAGGCATTGAACAACAACATATTGATCGTCTCACCGAACGCTTTTACCGCGTCGATCGCAGCCGTAGCCGTGAAACGGGCGGCACAGGCTTAGGACTCTCTATCGTTAAACACATCCTTAGCCGCCATCAAGGTCGCTTAGAAATCACCAGCGAATTTGGCAAAGGCAGTACGTTTAAGGCGGTGTTTCCTAAGTCTAGGATTGTAAGTAAATAG
- the phoB gene encoding phosphate regulon transcriptional regulator PhoB has product MAANILIVEDEPAIQELLALNLTQAGHNPIRALSVEQAQMLMRDALPDLIILDWMLPGMSGIEFARKLKSDELSKTIPIIMLTARGEEVDKIRGLEVGADDYVTKPFSPRELNARIKAVLRRRSPQMTDDPIELNGLRLDPTTHRVTGNNKTIELGPTEFKLLHYLMSNPERVHSRSQVLDRVWGDRVFVEDRTVDVHIRRLRLALEQTGHEDLIQTVRGVGYRFSSQ; this is encoded by the coding sequence ATGGCCGCAAATATACTAATTGTTGAAGACGAACCTGCAATTCAAGAACTGCTGGCGCTCAACCTGACCCAGGCCGGCCATAATCCAATTCGCGCACTTTCTGTAGAGCAAGCGCAAATGCTGATGCGTGATGCCTTGCCAGATCTTATTATTCTTGATTGGATGCTTCCTGGCATGAGCGGCATTGAGTTTGCTCGAAAACTCAAAAGTGACGAACTCTCAAAAACCATTCCGATTATTATGCTGACTGCCCGCGGTGAAGAGGTCGATAAAATTCGCGGGCTTGAAGTTGGCGCAGATGATTACGTCACGAAGCCATTTAGCCCGCGCGAACTTAATGCGCGTATCAAGGCTGTCCTCCGTCGACGTTCTCCGCAAATGACTGACGATCCAATTGAATTAAATGGCTTACGTTTAGATCCAACTACGCATCGCGTGACGGGCAATAACAAAACCATTGAACTTGGCCCAACCGAATTTAAATTATTACATTATTTAATGTCCAATCCAGAGCGTGTCCATTCTCGCAGTCAGGTATTAGACCGAGTCTGGGGTGACCGCGTTTTTGTAGAAGACAGAACGGTGGACGTCCATATCCGCCGCTTACGTCTTGCACTTGAGCAAACAGGGCATGAAGATTTAATTCAAACTGTACGTGGCGTTGGCTACCGCTTTTCATCGCAATAG
- a CDS encoding UDP-2,3-diacylglucosamine diphosphatase, whose amino-acid sequence MNNIGNAVSHSLFISDLHLCASRPAITHLFIHFLQQTASQAEQLFILGDLFEYWAGDDDLTHPDHAAMIEALKNLTSNNTQVSLIHGNRDFLLSEQFSAATGIQLLNDPSDVNLYGKRILISHGDALCTDDTRYQAFRLQVRSTDWQQDFLSQPLSTRKAQIEALRLQSEQEKSHKSLTIMDVNEDAVRALLRHHAYPELFIHGHTHRPGIHDIEIDGHQCKRIVLGDWYEQGSCLRLDHHGFSSQTINV is encoded by the coding sequence ATGAACAACATCGGAAATGCAGTAAGCCACAGCTTATTCATTTCCGATTTGCATTTGTGTGCCTCGCGACCAGCTATCACACATCTATTTATCCACTTTCTGCAACAGACGGCAAGCCAGGCTGAACAGCTGTTTATACTGGGTGATTTGTTTGAATATTGGGCCGGCGATGATGACCTAACGCATCCCGACCATGCGGCAATGATTGAGGCTTTAAAAAATCTGACAAGCAACAACACTCAGGTCTCTTTGATACATGGCAATCGCGACTTTCTGCTCAGCGAACAATTTTCGGCTGCAACCGGGATCCAGCTACTCAACGACCCAAGCGATGTCAATCTCTATGGCAAACGCATATTAATCAGTCATGGTGATGCCTTGTGTACGGATGACACTCGCTACCAAGCTTTTAGATTACAAGTGCGTTCAACAGACTGGCAACAAGACTTTTTATCGCAACCACTGAGCACAAGAAAAGCGCAAATTGAAGCCCTTAGGTTGCAAAGCGAACAAGAAAAATCTCATAAATCACTTACCATTATGGATGTAAATGAAGACGCGGTTCGCGCACTTTTACGTCATCACGCTTATCCCGAATTATTTATTCATGGGCATACACATAGACCAGGCATTCACGACATCGAGATTGATGGCCATCAATGCAAACGCATTGTTCTTGGTGATTGGTATGAGCAAGGCTCGTGCTTACGATTAGATCATCATGGCTTCTCTAGCCAAACAATCAATGTTTAA
- a CDS encoding L,D-transpeptidase family protein: MTKDSLSASTKTEDLIVQSLMEISSGDIESALKTLDQVISATPNFKLAHLVKGDLLMARAQQFEAFGSPHPSSEDVAGYRDEARKRIERYLDKSSDQLIPEPIWQLDGSQSYIFVVDADKSRLFVYRNENGKAQYTADFYVTIGKNGSEKKYAGDKKTPLGVYFTSPKLTQKLADTYGDAAYPLSYPNEWDRREGKTGSGIWLHGTPHDTYSRAPQSSDGCVVLSNQDLSKLAPILQQGNIPVVVSKGLEWLKPNQTSKDKQALLDTIEAWRKDWASQDTEEYLSHYATEFSNGSLDLHHWSEEKRRIQASKPNVDITISNLSLLRYPNSALPMAVVTFDQNFRSSLLDSKMRKRQYWIQENQQWKIIYEGAA; encoded by the coding sequence TTGACTAAAGATAGTCTCTCTGCATCCACTAAGACAGAAGATTTAATTGTTCAAAGTCTGATGGAAATTTCATCAGGAGATATAGAATCCGCCCTAAAGACATTAGATCAGGTCATTTCAGCCACGCCTAATTTTAAGCTAGCCCACCTTGTCAAAGGCGATTTGTTAATGGCACGGGCACAACAGTTTGAAGCATTCGGCAGCCCGCATCCCAGCTCAGAAGATGTCGCTGGTTATCGCGATGAAGCGCGTAAAAGAATTGAGCGTTATTTAGATAAATCATCCGATCAATTAATTCCTGAACCCATTTGGCAACTTGATGGTTCGCAATCTTATATTTTTGTCGTGGATGCAGATAAGTCACGCTTGTTTGTTTATCGCAACGAAAATGGCAAGGCACAATACACTGCAGACTTTTATGTGACGATCGGTAAAAACGGTAGCGAAAAAAAATATGCCGGCGACAAGAAAACACCATTAGGTGTTTACTTCACCTCCCCCAAGCTAACTCAAAAACTAGCGGACACTTATGGTGATGCTGCATACCCATTAAGTTACCCCAATGAATGGGACAGGCGAGAAGGAAAAACGGGAAGTGGTATTTGGTTACATGGAACACCCCACGACACCTACAGCCGCGCGCCTCAATCAAGTGATGGTTGTGTGGTACTCTCTAATCAAGACTTAAGTAAATTGGCGCCCATTTTGCAACAAGGCAATATTCCTGTCGTTGTAAGCAAAGGGCTTGAATGGCTTAAACCAAATCAAACCTCAAAAGACAAACAAGCCCTTCTAGACACTATTGAGGCTTGGCGCAAAGACTGGGCTTCACAAGACACTGAAGAGTATTTAAGTCACTATGCAACTGAATTTTCAAACGGGAGCTTGGACCTTCATCATTGGTCAGAAGAAAAACGACGCATTCAAGCAAGCAAGCCAAATGTGGATATTACCATTTCAAACCTTAGTTTATTACGCTACCCCAATAGTGCTCTGCCGATGGCCGTGGTGACATTCGACCAAAACTTTCGAAGTAGCTTGCTGGATAGCAAAATGCGAAAAAGACAATATTGGATTCAAGAAAACCAACAATGGAAAATTATTTACGAGGGCGCTGCATAA
- a CDS encoding peptidylprolyl isomerase — translation MVKLHTNFGEITLELDAEKAPITVANFLAYVESDFYNGTIFHRVIDGFMIQGGGFTPEMSQKNTSPTIKNEANNGLKNKSYTIAMARTPAPDSASSQFFINIADNDFLNFTSPTAQGWGYCVFGKVVAGTEVIDKIAKVKTGSKSGHQDVPAESVVIERAEVC, via the coding sequence ATGGTTAAATTACACACAAATTTCGGCGAAATTACACTTGAACTGGATGCAGAAAAAGCGCCGATAACGGTCGCTAACTTTCTGGCTTACGTGGAAAGTGATTTCTACAACGGCACAATTTTCCATCGCGTGATTGATGGCTTTATGATTCAAGGCGGTGGCTTCACGCCAGAAATGTCACAAAAAAATACCAGCCCGACCATTAAAAACGAAGCTAACAATGGTCTAAAAAATAAATCTTATACCATCGCCATGGCTAGAACACCTGCCCCTGACTCTGCAAGCAGCCAATTCTTTATCAACATTGCTGATAATGACTTTTTGAACTTCACATCACCAACTGCACAAGGCTGGGGCTACTGCGTATTTGGCAAAGTCGTTGCAGGCACTGAAGTGATCGATAAAATCGCCAAAGTAAAAACAGGCAGCAAAAGCGGCCATCAAGATGTGCCTGCTGAAAGCGTGGTAATCGAACGCGCTGAAGTTTGCTAA
- the ribH gene encoding 6,7-dimethyl-8-ribityllumazine synthase, translating to MNIIEKNLDGTGLKVGIVLSRFNSEVGEGLLKACEVKLLALGVLADDITLATVPGALETPVVLQEMANSEKFDALIALGAIIRGETYHFEVVSNESARGVSEVQLQYGVPVANAILTTENDEQALARIDVKGAEAAEVAIEMVNLLRAI from the coding sequence TTGAATATCATCGAAAAAAATTTGGATGGCACAGGCTTAAAAGTAGGGATTGTGCTGTCTCGTTTTAATAGTGAAGTGGGTGAAGGATTATTGAAGGCTTGCGAGGTTAAGTTATTAGCGCTAGGTGTTTTGGCGGATGATATTACGCTGGCCACAGTGCCTGGTGCGCTTGAGACGCCAGTCGTATTGCAAGAAATGGCTAACAGCGAAAAATTCGATGCTTTGATTGCTTTAGGCGCCATTATTCGAGGTGAGACTTACCATTTCGAAGTCGTCTCTAACGAGTCTGCTCGTGGGGTTTCCGAAGTGCAATTGCAATACGGTGTGCCAGTTGCCAATGCGATCTTAACCACAGAAAACGACGAGCAAGCGCTTGCGCGGATTGATGTTAAAGGTGCGGAAGCGGCGGAAGTTGCAATCGAAATGGTTAATTTACTTAGGGCAATATGA
- a CDS encoding L,D-transpeptidase Cds6 family protein produces the protein MSRTLSIRLLLVLILSFSSFVNADDLKDIAQQASQGQPSAAMERVNNHISANPNDVQALFMRGVMLAEQGKKDEAIKAFTDITQRFPALPEPYNNLAVLYADQGQFDKAKQALESAIKTHPSYATAHENLGDIYSKMASEAYGKALQLDTANARAQNKLLLIKDLLSASGKTASAISAKPAHINTTTLPATPDSAYGNKVADSIKSTEPGKTNTKLESSNDVGRADTQSVVTAVNKWASAWSNKDINAYLDAYADGFKTPDGLSRKAWEAMRRERINKPGKIEVSVSNINVHLDDSSHATASFKQSYHSGNLSQKTSKVLVFVFTNGKWLIVQEKANH, from the coding sequence ATGTCGCGCACCCTCTCTATTCGTTTACTACTTGTCCTGATTCTGAGCTTCTCAAGCTTCGTTAACGCCGACGACCTAAAAGATATCGCTCAACAAGCTAGCCAAGGCCAACCATCTGCCGCAATGGAGCGCGTGAACAACCACATCAGTGCTAACCCAAATGACGTTCAAGCACTGTTCATGCGTGGCGTAATGCTAGCGGAGCAGGGTAAAAAAGATGAGGCCATCAAAGCCTTTACAGACATTACTCAACGATTCCCAGCCCTGCCAGAGCCATACAACAATTTGGCAGTCCTTTATGCCGATCAAGGCCAGTTTGACAAAGCAAAACAGGCGCTGGAAAGTGCAATCAAAACGCACCCAAGCTATGCCACCGCCCACGAGAATCTTGGGGATATTTACTCAAAAATGGCCTCAGAGGCTTATGGAAAAGCGCTTCAATTGGACACAGCTAACGCTCGGGCTCAAAACAAACTACTACTGATTAAAGATTTGCTCAGCGCAAGCGGAAAAACAGCTTCGGCAATCAGTGCAAAACCGGCACACATCAATACAACAACCTTGCCAGCCACGCCAGATTCCGCCTATGGAAATAAAGTTGCTGATTCAATTAAATCTACTGAGCCTGGAAAAACAAATACAAAGCTTGAAAGTAGCAATGACGTAGGGCGCGCTGACACCCAAAGTGTTGTAACCGCGGTAAATAAATGGGCCAGCGCATGGTCAAATAAAGATATTAACGCTTACTTAGATGCTTATGCTGATGGATTTAAAACGCCTGACGGACTGAGTCGCAAGGCTTGGGAGGCGATGCGTCGCGAACGCATCAACAAACCAGGGAAAATCGAAGTGTCAGTTTCTAATATCAATGTTCACCTAGACGATAGCTCTCATGCTACTGCCAGCTTCAAACAAAGCTACCACTCTGGCAATCTGTCGCAAAAAACCTCCAAGGTATTGGTCTTTGTTTTCACCAATGGAAAATGGCTCATCGTGCAAGAAAAAGCCAACCACTAA
- a CDS encoding DUF3683 domain-containing protein, with protein sequence MASRLREIPYNYTSFSDREIVIRFLGEDIWNVLNELRGERKTGRSARMLFEVLGDLWVVTRNPYLQDDLLASKKRRNELISALNHRIHAIHERSQENPLVLKLIVAAREAVNAFEEDFKQTEALRKKALAKLGKITRKDNIQFDGLARVSHVTDATDWRVEYPFVVVNPDTEIEVAAIVKACIELGLTIIPRGGGTGYTGGAVPLTKLSAVINTEKLDTIGRVEMRTLPGVSRQVPTLHCGAGVVTRRAMEAATEAGLEFACDPTSADACCIGGNVAMNAGGKKAVLWGTALDILASWRMVTPDANWLEVERLDHNLGKIHDIDVARFRVSRFDVDGKTLIGEPEILEIPGPSFRKVGLGKDVTDKFLSGLPGIQKEGCDGLITSATFILHRMPKHVRTVCLEFFGHVALAVPAIVEIKDHLDATESTLLAGLEHMDERYIKAVGYATKANRSERPKMVLIADIASDDEDAVGEAASHIVRLANARGGEGFIAVSPEARKKFWLDRARTAAIAKHTNAFKINEDVVIPLPRLGDYSDGIERINIELSIDNKLKLVDALESFLQGDLPLYEDDDTQVDQELLLAKKAQSLKLIQDVKAHWLKVLNSLDLPASSLGQDFANLAVENVFRAVQEHQVRISWKRELKKPLALIFSGREYQSILARCDEIHQKVLKGRVFVALHMHAGDGNVHTNIPVNSDDYEMMHAAHTAVARIMKLAGDLDGVISGEHGIGITKMAFLDEKTISTFAAYKQKVDPEGRFNKGKLLAGSGLERAYTPSFGLLEQESIIMEQSAIGEIADSISDCLRCGKCKPVCTTHVPRANLLYSPRNKILGTSLLIEAFLYEEQTRRGISLKHFDEFNDVADHCTVCHKCYNPCPVDIDFGDVSIAMRNFLREQGKKHFNPGTSLAMTFLNIKDPATIKLMRTLMVGVGYKAQRLGHTVLNKLGLLTGFKKRPPSTLGKPEIKAQVVHFLNRPMPKAMPTKTSRALLGIEDDKMVPVIRDPKKMGEEGDAVFYFPGCGSERLFSTVGLATQAMLYEVGTTTVLPPGYLCCGYPQTASGNHDKGQQITAENRVQFHRIANTLNYLDIKTVIVSCGTCMDQLQKYEFEKIFPGCRLLDIHEYLMEKGMKLEGVTGTRYMYHDPCHSPMKTYAPLKVTNALMGQDVALNERCCGESGTFAVSRPDIATQVKMRKQEELEKGMVKLGLTPGAPEQDVKILTSCPSCLQGLSRYGEDTGITSDYIVVEMAKHILGENWMQDYVEKANNGGIEKVLL encoded by the coding sequence ATGGCCAGCCGCTTACGCGAAATTCCATATAACTACACCTCATTCTCAGACCGCGAAATCGTCATTCGATTTTTGGGCGAAGACATCTGGAATGTTTTAAACGAGCTGCGCGGAGAGCGCAAAACAGGTCGCTCTGCGCGCATGTTGTTTGAAGTGCTTGGTGATTTGTGGGTGGTGACACGAAATCCATACTTGCAAGATGATCTGCTTGCAAGCAAAAAGCGTAGAAATGAATTAATCAGCGCGCTTAATCACCGAATCCATGCAATTCATGAACGTTCACAAGAGAATCCTCTCGTTCTTAAACTTATTGTAGCGGCGCGTGAGGCTGTTAATGCCTTTGAAGAAGACTTTAAGCAAACAGAAGCTTTGCGTAAAAAGGCTCTAGCTAAGCTAGGAAAAATTACCCGTAAAGACAATATCCAATTTGATGGTTTAGCGCGCGTTTCGCACGTGACTGATGCCACTGATTGGCGCGTTGAATATCCTTTTGTTGTAGTGAATCCAGATACTGAAATTGAAGTGGCCGCGATTGTAAAAGCTTGTATTGAGCTTGGTTTGACGATTATCCCACGCGGAGGTGGTACTGGTTACACAGGCGGAGCCGTGCCACTGACTAAGCTCTCAGCAGTGATTAACACAGAAAAATTAGACACCATTGGTCGTGTAGAAATGCGCACTTTACCTGGTGTTAGCCGCCAAGTGCCCACTTTACATTGTGGTGCTGGTGTGGTGACACGTCGTGCTATGGAAGCCGCTACTGAAGCGGGCCTTGAGTTTGCTTGTGACCCAACCTCTGCTGACGCCTGTTGTATCGGTGGTAACGTAGCAATGAACGCTGGCGGTAAAAAGGCGGTGCTTTGGGGCACAGCGCTCGACATCTTGGCTTCATGGCGCATGGTAACCCCAGATGCAAACTGGCTTGAGGTTGAGCGTTTAGATCATAACCTCGGCAAAATTCACGATATTGATGTAGCAAGATTCCGCGTTAGTCGTTTCGATGTTGATGGCAAAACCCTCATTGGTGAGCCTGAGATTTTAGAAATTCCTGGCCCTAGCTTCCGTAAAGTTGGTTTGGGTAAAGACGTCACAGATAAATTCCTATCTGGTTTACCTGGTATCCAAAAAGAAGGCTGTGATGGCTTAATCACCTCTGCAACATTCATTCTTCATCGTATGCCTAAGCACGTGCGTACCGTTTGCTTGGAGTTCTTTGGCCACGTGGCCCTTGCTGTGCCAGCAATCGTCGAAATTAAAGATCATTTAGATGCCACAGAATCAACTTTGCTTGCAGGTTTGGAGCACATGGATGAGCGCTACATTAAGGCAGTAGGTTACGCGACGAAAGCGAACCGTTCTGAGCGCCCTAAAATGGTGTTGATTGCCGATATTGCGAGTGATGATGAAGATGCCGTGGGAGAAGCAGCATCGCACATTGTTCGCCTAGCCAATGCGCGTGGCGGTGAAGGCTTTATTGCTGTTTCGCCTGAAGCACGTAAAAAATTCTGGCTAGATCGCGCGCGGACTGCGGCGATTGCTAAGCACACCAACGCCTTTAAAATTAACGAAGACGTGGTAATTCCATTGCCTCGTTTGGGTGATTATTCAGATGGTATTGAGCGCATCAATATTGAGCTTTCTATTGATAATAAATTGAAGCTGGTGGATGCGCTTGAGTCATTCTTGCAAGGGGATTTGCCCTTGTATGAAGATGACGACACGCAAGTGGATCAAGAGTTGTTATTGGCCAAAAAAGCCCAATCGCTCAAATTGATTCAAGATGTCAAGGCACATTGGCTGAAAGTGCTCAATAGCCTTGATTTACCAGCCAGCAGTTTGGGCCAAGACTTCGCAAATCTTGCGGTAGAGAATGTATTCCGCGCTGTTCAAGAGCACCAAGTACGCATCTCTTGGAAGCGAGAGCTTAAAAAGCCACTAGCGCTTATTTTCTCTGGCCGTGAATACCAAAGTATTTTGGCGCGTTGCGACGAAATTCATCAGAAAGTGCTAAAAGGCCGCGTGTTTGTTGCGCTGCATATGCATGCAGGTGACGGTAATGTGCATACCAACATTCCTGTCAACTCAGATGACTATGAAATGATGCACGCCGCGCATACTGCGGTAGCACGCATTATGAAATTGGCCGGTGATTTGGATGGGGTGATTTCTGGCGAGCATGGTATTGGCATCACCAAAATGGCATTCTTGGATGAGAAAACCATTTCTACCTTTGCAGCGTATAAGCAAAAAGTTGATCCGGAAGGCCGCTTTAATAAAGGCAAACTCCTTGCGGGCTCCGGCTTGGAGAGAGCTTATACCCCTAGCTTTGGCTTGCTTGAGCAAGAGTCCATTATTATGGAGCAATCTGCAATTGGTGAGATTGCCGACTCAATCAGCGATTGTTTGCGTTGCGGTAAGTGTAAGCCAGTGTGTACCACGCATGTGCCACGCGCTAACTTGCTCTATAGCCCACGCAACAAGATTCTTGGCACATCATTACTGATTGAAGCCTTCCTTTACGAAGAGCAAACCCGCCGCGGTATTTCACTCAAGCATTTTGATGAGTTTAACGATGTGGCCGACCATTGTACGGTTTGCCATAAGTGTTATAACCCTTGTCCTGTGGATATCGACTTCGGTGATGTGTCGATTGCAATGCGTAATTTCTTGCGTGAGCAAGGTAAGAAGCATTTCAATCCTGGCACTTCGCTAGCCATGACTTTCCTTAATATCAAAGACCCAGCAACAATTAAATTGATGCGCACTTTGATGGTGGGTGTTGGATACAAAGCACAACGACTTGGCCATACTGTATTGAATAAGCTGGGCCTGTTAACAGGCTTTAAGAAACGTCCGCCATCAACCTTAGGCAAGCCGGAAATAAAAGCGCAAGTAGTGCATTTCTTAAATCGTCCGATGCCAAAAGCCATGCCAACGAAGACCTCACGTGCCTTGCTTGGCATTGAAGATGACAAGATGGTGCCAGTGATTCGTGACCCTAAAAAAATGGGTGAAGAGGGTGATGCAGTCTTCTACTTCCCAGGTTGTGGTTCAGAGCGTTTGTTCTCAACGGTTGGTTTAGCAACTCAAGCCATGCTTTATGAAGTAGGCACAACGACTGTATTACCACCAGGTTATTTATGTTGTGGCTATCCGCAAACGGCAAGTGGTAATCATGATAAAGGTCAGCAAATCACCGCTGAAAACCGCGTACAGTTCCATCGTATTGCCAATACCCTAAACTATCTTGATATTAAGACGGTGATTGTGTCTTGCGGTACTTGTATGGATCAGTTGCAAAAGTACGAGTTTGAGAAGATTTTCCCTGGCTGTCGCTTGTTAGATATTCACGAATATCTCATGGAAAAAGGCATGAAACTTGAAGGTGTTACTGGTACACGTTATATGTATCACGACCCTTGCCATAGCCCAATGAAGACTTATGCGCCACTTAAAGTGACTAACGCATTGATGGGTCAAGATGTTGCCTTGAATGAGCGCTGTTGCGGTGAGTCAGGTACTTTTGCGGTCAGCCGTCCAGATATTGCAACGCAAGTAAAAATGCGTAAGCAAGAAGAGCTAGAAAAAGGCATGGTTAAGCTTGGTTTAACCCCTGGCGCGCCAGAGCAAGATGTGAAGATTTTGACTTCTTGCCCAAGTTGTTTACAAGGCTTGTCACGCTATGGTGAAGATACAGGTATTACGTCTGACTACATCGTGGTGGAAATGGCCAAGCACATACTTGGTGAAAACTGGATGCAAGACTATGTGGAAAAAGCGAATAACGGTGGGATTGAAAAAGTCTTGTTGTAA